The following are from one region of the Actinopolyspora halophila DSM 43834 genome:
- a CDS encoding helix-turn-helix domain-containing protein, with translation MVRQVDRSSETAGIDELVTQLRRLRARSGLTLAALGERTNYSKSSWGRYLSGRTLPPYQAILVFCQAVGADHERVLPLWETAHRECTQRTNRWSDRSGESFGADVVTGDGEVPVSTPRRSPTVSIRTADRDVPFAVVLGSVLLTLGAGYLLGAWVTRSRG, from the coding sequence ATGGTGCGGCAGGTTGACCGGAGTTCCGAGACCGCGGGAATCGACGAGCTCGTGACCCAGTTGCGAAGACTGCGGGCCCGCAGCGGGCTGACGCTGGCGGCGCTGGGGGAGCGGACGAACTACAGCAAGTCTTCGTGGGGACGGTATCTCAGCGGCAGGACGTTACCGCCTTATCAGGCGATACTGGTTTTTTGCCAGGCCGTCGGAGCCGACCACGAGCGTGTGCTGCCGCTGTGGGAAACCGCCCACCGGGAGTGTACTCAGCGGACGAATCGGTGGAGTGACCGCTCGGGGGAAAGTTTCGGCGCGGACGTGGTCACCGGTGACGGAGAGGTGCCCGTCTCGACGCCGAGGAGGTCACCGACCGTGTCGATCAGGACGGCGGACCGGGACGTGCCATTCGCGGTCGTGCTCGGCAGCGTGCTCCTCACGTTGGGAGCGGGCTACCTGCTCGGTGCGTGGGTGACCCGGTCCCGCGGTTGA
- a CDS encoding peptidoglycan-binding protein — protein sequence MRKSRFPKAGARHLLFGLLALVMATTGAVATPGQSEAAPSLSVREVQQDLAGLGYLPWEGVDGIDGPQTSGAISKFQSAQCLAVDGIAGPNTTTALMDKVEEVQRAAGTSADGIYGLWTVQSVERYQREHDLTYDGIAGPQTMSSMGIERRKGCSDDVQGLPYPSSYTQQVQWNLAGMGYLPWSGIDGIVGPQTRSATLEFQRDACISTDAIAGPETNNHMSEQVTKVQRAAGSGADGAYGPNTRAAVEDYQRAHGLAVDGMAGPNTMSEMGIARVMCDQSAGDPTPPADGSTRDRIVSIAAGEHGYREYNTNCQKYGDWCAAWCARFGTWVWQNAGVDVPTYWFTGDWYRWGLNNGHSVPASAGFSGIKPGDAVFWGSSPSNTTTSYHVDLVESVNADGTLNLIGGNVSDSVTRKYNVDPYAAEIYGYTRP from the coding sequence ATGCGCAAGTCACGTTTCCCGAAAGCGGGGGCGCGTCACCTGCTGTTCGGGTTGTTGGCACTGGTCATGGCGACCACGGGCGCGGTCGCGACACCCGGCCAGTCGGAAGCGGCTCCCAGCCTCTCGGTTCGCGAGGTCCAGCAGGACCTCGCGGGGCTCGGCTACCTGCCCTGGGAGGGCGTCGACGGCATCGACGGCCCGCAGACCTCCGGAGCCATCAGCAAGTTCCAGTCCGCGCAGTGCCTCGCCGTCGACGGCATCGCCGGTCCCAACACGACCACCGCGCTGATGGACAAGGTCGAGGAGGTCCAGCGGGCGGCCGGCACGAGCGCCGACGGCATCTACGGACTGTGGACGGTCCAGAGCGTGGAGCGCTACCAGCGTGAGCACGACCTCACCTACGACGGGATCGCCGGGCCGCAGACCATGAGTTCGATGGGCATCGAACGGCGGAAGGGCTGCTCCGACGACGTCCAGGGTCTGCCGTATCCGTCCTCGTACACCCAACAGGTGCAGTGGAACCTGGCGGGAATGGGCTACCTGCCGTGGAGCGGTATCGACGGCATCGTCGGGCCGCAGACGCGTTCGGCGACTCTCGAATTCCAGCGCGACGCCTGCATCTCCACCGACGCGATCGCCGGTCCGGAGACCAATAACCACATGAGCGAGCAGGTGACGAAGGTCCAGCGAGCCGCTGGGTCCGGTGCGGACGGAGCATACGGTCCGAACACACGCGCCGCGGTCGAGGACTACCAGCGGGCCCACGGCCTGGCCGTGGACGGGATGGCCGGGCCGAACACCATGAGCGAGATGGGAATCGCCCGAGTGATGTGCGATCAGTCCGCGGGGGACCCGACGCCCCCGGCCGACGGCTCGACGCGGGACAGGATCGTGTCGATCGCTGCGGGTGAGCACGGATACCGGGAGTACAACACGAACTGCCAGAAGTACGGCGACTGGTGTGCCGCGTGGTGCGCGCGGTTCGGCACCTGGGTGTGGCAGAACGCGGGTGTCGACGTGCCGACCTACTGGTTCACCGGAGACTGGTACAGATGGGGCCTGAACAACGGGCACTCCGTCCCCGCTTCCGCGGGATTCTCCGGCATCAAGCCGGGTGACGCGGTCTTCTGGGGGTCCAGCCCTTCGAACACCACTACCAGCTATCACGTGGACCTGGTCGAGTCGGTCAACGCGGACGGCACCTTGAACCTCATCGGAGGCAACGTCTCCGACTCCGTCACCCGCAAGTACAACGTGGATCCGTACGCGGCCGAGATCTACGGCTACACCCGTCCGTGA
- a CDS encoding peptidoglycan-binding domain-containing protein, with protein MSRATTGTKRVLGVIGLATASATATLAFPLAATAETAAIPNCTTADGVIPATSSGSHYCVMGTGNGGSPVTALQRSLRNCEGQSIAVDGIYGPATRAAVLDVQRRAGIAQDGVYGPRTRNAMHWHVGADCVSYQYGWG; from the coding sequence ATGTCACGAGCGACAACCGGCACGAAACGCGTTCTCGGCGTGATCGGCCTCGCGACGGCCTCGGCGACGGCCACGCTGGCGTTCCCGCTCGCGGCCACGGCCGAAACCGCGGCCATCCCCAACTGCACTACCGCTGACGGAGTGATCCCCGCGACCTCCAGCGGCTCCCACTACTGCGTGATGGGTACGGGCAACGGCGGCTCGCCCGTGACGGCGTTGCAGCGATCGTTGCGGAACTGCGAGGGGCAGTCCATCGCCGTGGACGGCATCTACGGCCCCGCCACCCGCGCAGCGGTGCTGGACGTGCAGCGGCGGGCCGGAATCGCGCAGGACGGCGTGTACGGTCCCCGGACCCGTAACGCGATGCACTGGCACGTCGGTGCCGACTGCGTCAGCTACCAGTACGGCTGGGGGTGA
- a CDS encoding lysophospholipid acyltransferase family protein: protein MANARVIPLYPGAGESRAGGQDGSEGGPGAGRARTDSEADHADWQETLVDALAFVRRRLVGEYGVDEFGFDRELTDRVVLPALRTVYENWFRVEAIGLDNVPSDSGALVVANHSGTLPWDALMTTVALRDRHPAGRHLRMLGADLVFAAPLIGSLARRTGQTLACNEDAERLLRAGELVGVWPEGFKGIGKPFRDRYKLQRFGRGGFVSAAMRRGAPIVPCSIVGAEEIHPKIGDIRPLARLLGMPYFPVTPFFPQLGALGAVPLPTKWYIEFGEPIDTADYGAEAAEDPMVVFDLSDQVRENIQETIYRLLAQRDSVFFG, encoded by the coding sequence ATGGCGAACGCGCGAGTGATCCCGCTTTACCCGGGCGCGGGTGAGTCGCGAGCGGGCGGGCAGGACGGTTCGGAAGGGGGCCCCGGTGCCGGTCGGGCGCGGACGGACTCGGAGGCGGATCACGCCGACTGGCAGGAAACCCTCGTCGACGCGCTCGCCTTCGTCCGGCGGCGGCTGGTCGGCGAGTACGGAGTGGACGAGTTCGGTTTCGACAGGGAACTCACCGACAGGGTGGTCCTGCCCGCCCTGCGGACCGTTTACGAGAACTGGTTCCGGGTGGAGGCCATCGGCCTGGACAACGTACCGAGCGACTCGGGAGCCCTCGTGGTGGCCAACCACTCGGGCACGTTGCCGTGGGACGCGCTGATGACCACGGTCGCGCTGCGCGACCGGCACCCGGCGGGCAGGCATCTGCGGATGCTCGGCGCCGATCTGGTTTTCGCCGCTCCGCTGATCGGTTCCCTGGCCAGGCGGACGGGGCAGACCCTCGCGTGCAACGAGGACGCCGAGCGCCTGCTGCGTGCGGGTGAACTGGTCGGTGTGTGGCCCGAGGGGTTCAAGGGGATCGGCAAGCCGTTCCGGGACCGCTACAAGCTGCAGCGCTTCGGACGTGGTGGTTTCGTATCGGCGGCCATGCGGCGCGGAGCGCCCATAGTGCCCTGTTCCATAGTCGGGGCGGAGGAGATACACCCCAAGATCGGCGACATCCGTCCGCTGGCGCGCTTGCTCGGGATGCCCTATTTCCCCGTGACGCCGTTCTTCCCGCAGCTGGGCGCGCTCGGCGCGGTTCCGCTGCCCACCAAGTGGTACATCGAGTTCGGCGAGCCCATCGACACCGCCGACTACGGGGCGGAGGCGGCCGAGGACCCGATGGTCGTGTTCGACCTGAGTGACCAGGTGCGGGAGAACATCCAGGAGACGATCTACCGGTTGCTGGCCCAACGGGACAGCGTCTTTTTCGGTTAG
- a CDS encoding NAD-dependent epimerase/dehydratase family protein, which yields MPDVVLVTGVSRFIGAHLAGRLAEAPGVGRVLGVDVVPPSPELSRRMGRAEFVRADIRNPLIAKIVSEARVDTVVQASTDSDGPPSARTVHKEMNVLGTMRLMAACQSSPLVRKLVVRSSSAVYGASPRDPAVFTEDTAPKDLPSSGRSKDAVEVEGYARGLGRRRPDMDITVLRFTDLVGPRVDSTLTRYFSLPLVPTIFGRDARLQLLHSEDALAVLQRATLEEHPGVFNAGGDGVLMLGQAIRRAGRVPTPVPGSAIPPLTGFLRGTNLAGLSADQLEILNFGRVVDTTRLRERFGFVPRWTTQQAFDDFVHGRDLRPLVSPERIRAAERELGRAISRAGW from the coding sequence GTGCCGGATGTCGTGCTCGTCACGGGAGTCAGCCGTTTCATCGGTGCGCATCTGGCCGGACGACTGGCCGAGGCCCCCGGCGTGGGCAGAGTGCTCGGAGTGGACGTCGTCCCGCCGTCCCCGGAACTCTCGCGCAGGATGGGACGTGCGGAGTTCGTGCGCGCCGACATCAGGAACCCGCTGATCGCCAAGATCGTCTCCGAGGCGCGGGTGGACACGGTCGTGCAGGCCTCGACCGATTCGGACGGTCCGCCCTCGGCCCGCACCGTGCACAAGGAGATGAACGTTCTCGGCACCATGCGGTTGATGGCCGCCTGCCAGAGCTCCCCGTTGGTGCGGAAACTGGTCGTGAGGTCGAGCAGTGCGGTCTACGGGGCCAGCCCGCGCGACCCCGCGGTCTTCACCGAGGACACCGCGCCCAAGGATCTGCCCTCTTCCGGGCGTTCGAAGGACGCCGTCGAGGTGGAGGGCTACGCGCGCGGACTCGGCCGGCGCCGCCCCGATATGGACATAACCGTCCTGCGATTCACCGACCTGGTCGGACCGCGCGTCGACTCCACCCTGACGAGGTACTTCTCGCTTCCCCTCGTGCCGACGATCTTCGGGCGGGACGCCCGGCTGCAGCTGCTGCACTCGGAGGACGCCCTCGCCGTGCTGCAACGGGCCACCCTGGAGGAACACCCCGGCGTGTTCAACGCGGGAGGAGACGGGGTGCTCATGCTCGGCCAGGCGATCAGAAGAGCGGGCAGAGTGCCGACCCCGGTTCCCGGCTCGGCGATCCCGCCGTTGACCGGCTTCCTGCGCGGGACGAACCTCGCCGGACTTTCCGCCGATCAGCTGGAGATCCTGAACTTCGGGCGTGTCGTGGACACGACGAGACTGCGCGAGCGGTTCGGATTCGTTCCGAGGTGGACCACGCAACAGGCCTTCGACGACTTCGTGCACGGCCGGGACCTGCGTCCGCTGGTTTCCCCCGAGCGGATCAGGGCGGCCGAACGTGAGCTCGGCAGGGCGATCTCCCGGGCGGGCTGGTAG
- the proC gene encoding pyrroline-5-carboxylate reductase, with protein MSTIAVLGAGKIGESLLSGLINAGHATEKLLFTERYQQRAEELTERYGVRNVDVAEAVEQADVLVVSVKPQDIDPLLELIAPLITPEKLVVTLCAGLPTELFERRFAAGTPVVRVMPNTPMLVGEAMSAVSAGTHATDSHLETVEEMLGSVGRVVRLPESQQDAVTALSGSGPAYFFYLVEAMVDAGILLGLPRAVAAELVVQSAVGSAAMLREGEGHPVIMREGVTSPGGTTISGVRELEKHGVRAALIDAIEAAHSRSVELGAKHRADPSQEGND; from the coding sequence ATGTCGACGATCGCCGTACTCGGGGCAGGAAAGATCGGGGAATCGTTGCTGTCCGGTCTGATCAACGCCGGACACGCGACGGAGAAGCTGTTGTTCACCGAGCGATACCAGCAGCGCGCGGAGGAGCTGACCGAGCGCTACGGTGTCCGCAATGTGGACGTCGCCGAGGCCGTTGAGCAGGCCGACGTGCTGGTCGTTTCGGTCAAGCCGCAGGACATCGATCCGCTGCTCGAGCTGATCGCCCCGCTGATCACCCCGGAGAAGCTGGTCGTGACGCTGTGCGCCGGACTGCCGACCGAGCTCTTCGAGCGGCGCTTCGCCGCGGGGACTCCGGTCGTGCGCGTCATGCCGAACACGCCGATGCTGGTCGGGGAGGCGATGAGCGCGGTCTCGGCCGGTACGCACGCCACCGACTCGCATCTCGAGACCGTGGAGGAGATGCTCGGCAGCGTGGGGCGCGTGGTGCGCCTCCCGGAGAGTCAACAGGACGCGGTCACCGCGCTGTCCGGATCCGGGCCCGCCTATTTCTTCTACCTGGTCGAGGCGATGGTCGACGCGGGGATTCTGCTCGGTCTGCCGCGGGCGGTGGCCGCCGAGCTGGTCGTCCAGTCCGCGGTGGGATCGGCCGCCATGCTCCGGGAGGGCGAAGGGCACCCCGTGATCATGCGCGAGGGGGTAACCTCTCCGGGAGGCACGACGATCTCGGGTGTCCGCGAACTGGAGAAGCACGGGGTCCGCGCCGCGTTGATCGACGCGATCGAGGCGGCCCACTCCCGCTCCGTGGAGTTGGGCGCCAAGCACCGGGCGGACCCTTCCCAGGAGGGGAACGACTGA
- a CDS encoding sugar phosphate isomerase/epimerase family protein — MTRETPDLATPEPHRPAVPVGLSSASVWPQPVRAAFEMAADLGYDGVEVMVWADATSQDVSALSRLSEQHGVPVLAVHAPCLLITQRVWSSEPEERLRRAVVAASELGASTVVVHPPFRWQRRYAEAFAELVASLEETSGIRVAVENMFPVRPPNSWDRLRGNRATGLSAFRPSPDPTETGFRHYTLDVSHAAAAQTDPLELMRRMGDGLAHVHLTDGTGAPRDEHLLPGHGTQPCAEVCTTLGSGGYTGAVVIEVNTRKAKTADQRAAQLAEALLFARLHLEPLRA, encoded by the coding sequence ATGACTCGCGAAACACCGGACCTAGCGACCCCCGAGCCCCACCGGCCTGCCGTGCCGGTGGGGCTCTCCAGCGCGTCGGTATGGCCGCAACCCGTTCGGGCGGCCTTCGAGATGGCCGCCGATCTGGGGTACGACGGTGTCGAGGTGATGGTGTGGGCGGACGCGACCAGCCAGGACGTGTCCGCGCTCAGCAGGCTGTCCGAGCAGCACGGGGTTCCGGTGCTGGCGGTGCACGCGCCGTGCCTGCTGATCACGCAGCGGGTGTGGTCCTCCGAACCGGAGGAACGGTTGCGCAGGGCGGTGGTGGCCGCGAGTGAACTGGGGGCCTCGACGGTCGTGGTGCACCCGCCGTTCCGCTGGCAGCGCAGGTACGCGGAGGCCTTCGCCGAGTTGGTGGCGAGCCTGGAGGAGACGAGCGGCATCCGGGTCGCGGTCGAGAACATGTTCCCCGTGCGTCCCCCGAACAGCTGGGACAGGCTGCGCGGCAACAGGGCGACCGGGTTGTCGGCTTTTCGTCCCTCGCCCGATCCGACCGAGACGGGGTTCCGGCACTACACGCTGGACGTCTCGCACGCGGCGGCGGCCCAGACCGACCCGCTGGAGCTGATGAGACGCATGGGGGACGGGCTGGCACACGTCCACCTGACGGACGGAACGGGAGCGCCCCGTGACGAGCACCTGCTTCCGGGGCACGGCACCCAGCCCTGCGCGGAGGTGTGCACGACCCTGGGGTCGGGCGGATACACGGGGGCGGTGGTCATCGAGGTCAACACGCGGAAGGCCAAGACGGCCGACCAGCGCGCGGCTCAACTGGCCGAGGCCCTGCTGTTCGCCAGGCTGCACCTCGAGCCGCTGCGAGCCTGA
- a CDS encoding Ppx/GppA phosphatase family protein produces the protein MRLGVLDVGSNTVHLLVVDAYRGAHPTPMTSEKTVLRLSERIDASGTLSGSAVEELTSSVEAARKSALELGCAELVGFATSAIRRADNATAVLERVRERTGVELRVLSGVDEARLTFLAARRWYGWSAGNLLVLDIGGGSLEMALGVDEQPDTAVSLPLGAGHVARVWSAEDPPRRAEVERLREWIDDQLAETARRFREFDTPDKVVATSKTFRSLARLSGAAAASAGPRVRRTLTSEALNQLLAFVTRISTADLASLDGVSRARAHQLAGGGLVAEGVLRALGLSEVEICPWALREGVILRRLDRADVADGPEDGLSAPSIIAGDDTG, from the coding sequence ATGCGCCTAGGGGTGCTCGATGTGGGGTCGAATACCGTTCACTTGTTGGTGGTGGATGCGTACCGCGGTGCGCATCCGACACCGATGACGTCCGAGAAGACCGTATTGCGGCTGTCCGAGCGGATCGACGCCTCCGGAACACTGTCCGGATCCGCCGTCGAGGAGCTGACGAGCAGCGTCGAAGCCGCGCGGAAGTCGGCGCTGGAACTCGGGTGCGCCGAGCTCGTGGGCTTCGCGACCTCGGCCATCCGCCGGGCGGACAACGCAACGGCGGTTCTGGAGCGGGTCCGGGAGCGGACCGGGGTCGAGCTGCGGGTCCTCTCGGGCGTCGACGAGGCCCGTCTCACTTTTCTCGCGGCCAGACGCTGGTACGGCTGGTCGGCCGGCAACCTCCTCGTGCTCGACATCGGGGGAGGTTCGCTGGAGATGGCCCTCGGTGTCGACGAACAGCCGGACACGGCGGTCTCGTTGCCGCTCGGAGCCGGACACGTCGCGCGTGTCTGGTCCGCGGAGGACCCGCCGCGCCGCGCGGAGGTCGAGCGGCTGCGGGAGTGGATCGACGACCAGCTGGCCGAGACGGCTCGCCGCTTCAGGGAGTTCGACACCCCGGACAAGGTCGTGGCTACCTCCAAGACCTTCCGATCGCTGGCCAGGCTGAGCGGTGCGGCCGCTGCCTCCGCGGGTCCGCGAGTGCGCCGGACCCTCACCTCCGAGGCGTTGAACCAGCTGCTCGCCTTCGTGACGAGGATCTCCACTGCCGACCTGGCCTCGCTGGACGGCGTGAGCAGGGCACGGGCGCATCAGCTCGCCGGTGGAGGGCTGGTGGCCGAGGGGGTGCTGCGGGCGCTGGGGCTGTCCGAGGTCGAGATCTGTCCGTGGGCACTGCGCGAGGGCGTGATCCTGCGGCGGCTGGACAGGGCCGACGTTGCCGACGGCCCCGAGGACGGCCTGAGCGCACCGTCGATAATCGCAGGGGACGATACTGGGTGA
- a CDS encoding response regulator transcription factor encodes MTRVLIVEDEESFADPLAFMLRKEGFTASVATTGQEALEDFERNGADIVLLDLMLPGMSGTDVCKEIRQRSSVPVIMVTARDAEIDKVVGLELGADDYVTKPYSARELTARVRAVLRRRGGEVEEPSPTGQSLEAGPVRMDVERHVVTVSGEEVGLPLKEFDLLEYLLRNVGRVLTRGQLIDRVWGADYVGDTKTLDVHIKRLRSKLEPDPTDPRHLLTVRGLGYKFDT; translated from the coding sequence GTGACCAGGGTGCTGATCGTGGAGGACGAGGAGTCCTTCGCCGACCCACTGGCTTTCATGCTCCGCAAGGAGGGATTCACCGCATCCGTGGCCACTACGGGCCAGGAGGCTCTGGAGGATTTCGAACGCAACGGCGCCGACATCGTGTTGCTCGACCTGATGCTGCCGGGGATGAGCGGAACGGACGTGTGCAAGGAGATCCGGCAGCGCTCCTCCGTCCCGGTGATCATGGTGACGGCCAGGGACGCCGAGATCGACAAGGTCGTCGGTCTGGAGCTGGGCGCCGACGACTACGTCACCAAGCCCTACTCGGCTCGGGAGCTGACCGCTCGGGTACGGGCGGTGTTGCGGCGACGTGGTGGAGAGGTCGAGGAACCGTCCCCGACCGGCCAGAGTCTGGAGGCTGGGCCGGTGCGCATGGACGTGGAGCGGCACGTGGTCACGGTCTCCGGTGAGGAGGTCGGGCTTCCGCTCAAGGAGTTCGACCTGCTGGAGTACCTGCTGCGCAACGTCGGACGCGTGCTGACGAGGGGGCAGCTGATCGACCGGGTGTGGGGAGCCGATTACGTCGGGGACACCAAGACGCTCGACGTCCACATCAAACGGCTGCGCTCCAAGTTGGAACCGGACCCCACCGATCCGCGTCATCTGCTCACGGTGCGTGGGCTGGGGTACAAGTTCGATACTTGA
- a CDS encoding sensor histidine kinase, with protein sequence MTALGYSALLIGVLALGLVAGYRLAVSHGRSERTRAKGPTVAELLQRLVHTSDNGIVVLNSFGDVVVHNPRADELGFVRDNRPDSRAREASDRALNTGEPVSVDLSPPNRDAQHGRAPTAVLGNVRPLGDGFTVVDAADESESVRLEETRRDFVANVSHELKTPVGALALLAETVLDAADDPDEVRRFSNKILHESTRLGTLVSELIALSRLQGAEPLPELSTVDVDDVVEEALGRCRVAAESAGIDITTDDASGLRLEGDRTLLVTALSNLINNAVSYSPDASPVSISRRLREDYVEIAVTDRGIGIDPADQERVFERFYRVDRARSRATGGTGLGLAIVKHVAANHGGEVKVWSKSGTGSTFTLRLPRHPRSEPARTTENASARSEVPGDEPAGRAAPTAEGTRTVETGGVR encoded by the coding sequence GTGACCGCATTGGGCTATAGCGCCCTGTTGATCGGCGTGCTGGCGTTGGGCTTGGTGGCGGGTTACCGACTCGCCGTGAGCCACGGACGTTCCGAGCGCACACGTGCGAAGGGGCCGACAGTCGCGGAGCTGCTGCAGCGTCTGGTGCACACCAGTGACAACGGAATCGTCGTGCTGAACAGCTTCGGCGATGTGGTGGTGCACAACCCCCGAGCCGATGAGCTCGGCTTCGTGCGCGACAACCGTCCCGACTCCCGTGCACGCGAAGCTTCCGACCGGGCTTTGAACACGGGCGAGCCGGTGTCGGTGGACCTGTCCCCGCCGAACCGGGACGCCCAGCACGGGCGTGCTCCGACGGCCGTGCTCGGCAACGTCCGCCCGTTGGGTGACGGATTCACCGTGGTGGACGCCGCCGACGAGTCGGAGTCCGTACGCCTGGAGGAGACCAGACGGGACTTCGTGGCCAACGTCAGCCACGAGCTCAAGACCCCGGTCGGGGCTCTGGCGCTGTTGGCCGAGACGGTGCTGGACGCGGCGGACGACCCCGACGAGGTACGTCGTTTCTCGAACAAGATCCTGCACGAGTCGACCCGACTCGGCACGCTCGTTTCCGAGCTGATCGCCCTGTCCAGGTTGCAGGGCGCCGAACCGCTCCCCGAACTTTCCACCGTCGATGTCGACGACGTCGTCGAGGAGGCGCTGGGGCGTTGCCGAGTGGCCGCGGAATCGGCCGGAATCGACATCACCACCGACGACGCCAGTGGGCTGCGACTCGAAGGCGATCGCACCTTGCTGGTCACCGCGCTGAGCAACCTGATCAACAACGCGGTGTCCTACTCACCGGACGCGAGTCCGGTGTCGATCAGCAGACGACTCCGCGAGGACTACGTGGAGATCGCGGTTACCGACCGGGGCATCGGAATCGACCCCGCGGATCAGGAGCGCGTGTTCGAACGCTTCTACCGGGTGGATCGAGCTCGCTCCAGGGCCACCGGCGGGACCGGTCTCGGGTTGGCCATCGTCAAACACGTCGCCGCCAACCACGGCGGGGAGGTCAAGGTGTGGAGCAAGTCCGGAACCGGTTCCACCTTCACCTTGCGGCTGCCGCGGCATCCGAGGAGTGAACCGGCCCGAACCACCGAGAACGCGTCCGCCCGGAGTGAGGTTCCGGGGGACGAGCCAGCAGGCCGCGCGGCCCCCACCGCGGAAGGGACGCGAACCGTCGAAACGGGAGGAGTCCGGTGA
- a CDS encoding phosphoglyceromutase — MTVGTLVLLRHGESTWNARNLFTGWVDVPLSEDGEVEARRGGELLAESGLLPDVLHTSLLRRAISTANTALDVAERHWIPVRRDWRLNERHYGALQGKDKKQTLDTYGEEQFMLWRRSFDTPPPEIDPSDPYTQEGDPRYADLGSEMPRTECLKDVVTRLLPYWESSIVPDLRAGRTVLVAAHGNSLRAMVKHLDGVSDQDIAALNIPTGIPLRYDLDEQLHPETPGGTYLDPAAAEKAAASVAGQGR, encoded by the coding sequence ATGACTGTCGGGACCCTTGTACTGCTGCGCCACGGCGAGAGCACGTGGAACGCGCGGAATCTGTTCACCGGATGGGTGGACGTCCCCCTGTCGGAGGATGGGGAGGTCGAGGCGCGTCGTGGTGGTGAGCTGCTCGCCGAGTCGGGACTGTTGCCCGACGTGCTGCACACCTCCCTGCTGCGCCGGGCGATCAGCACCGCGAACACGGCCTTGGACGTCGCCGAGCGACACTGGATCCCTGTCCGCAGGGACTGGAGGCTCAACGAACGCCACTACGGTGCTCTACAGGGCAAGGACAAGAAGCAGACCCTGGATACGTACGGCGAGGAGCAGTTCATGCTCTGGCGCCGTTCGTTCGACACTCCTCCCCCGGAGATCGACCCGAGCGACCCGTACACCCAGGAGGGGGACCCGCGCTACGCGGACCTGGGCTCCGAGATGCCACGCACCGAATGCCTCAAGGACGTCGTCACCCGGTTGCTCCCCTACTGGGAGTCCTCGATCGTCCCGGACCTGCGCGCGGGCAGGACGGTGCTCGTGGCCGCGCACGGCAACTCGCTGCGTGCGATGGTCAAACACCTGGACGGGGTCTCCGACCAGGACATAGCCGCGCTCAACATCCCGACCGGCATTCCGCTGCGCTACGACCTGGACGAGCAGCTGCACCCCGAGACCCCGGGAGGCACCTACCTCGATCCGGCCGCGGCCGAGAAGGCCGCCGCCTCGGTGGCCGGTCAGGGACGCTGA
- a CDS encoding YbjN domain-containing protein — MSSNARESLDRVIKATLDDGELDYEHPELGRFFVTLPGSNKLQTNCWLIVSEHSLIVEAFVCRQPDEGHEEFYRYVLRRNARLYGVHYTVDSTGDLYLIGRIGLHAVDAAELDRVLGQVLEAADGDFNPLLRIGFATAIRREWGWRESRGESLANLRAFSSLVEREGAVLPVSDSEL; from the coding sequence ATGAGCTCAAACGCGCGGGAATCACTCGACCGAGTAATCAAGGCCACTCTGGATGACGGGGAACTCGATTACGAGCACCCCGAACTCGGAAGGTTCTTCGTCACCTTGCCGGGCAGCAACAAACTGCAGACGAATTGCTGGCTGATCGTCTCCGAGCACTCGTTGATCGTGGAAGCGTTCGTGTGCAGGCAACCCGACGAGGGGCACGAGGAGTTCTACCGCTACGTGCTGCGCCGCAACGCGCGGCTGTACGGGGTGCACTACACCGTCGACAGCACCGGCGATCTTTACCTGATCGGAAGAATCGGTTTGCACGCGGTTGATGCCGCGGAACTCGACCGTGTTCTGGGGCAGGTCCTGGAAGCCGCGGACGGCGATTTCAACCCCTTGTTGCGAATCGGTTTCGCAACCGCTATCCGTCGTGAGTGGGGTTGGCGGGAATCGCGCGGTGAATCGCTGGCGAATCTGCGCGCGTTCAGCTCGCTCGTCGAGCGGGAGGGCGCAGTCCTCCCCGTGTCCGATTCCGAACTGTAA